The Sporomusaceae bacterium FL31 sequence TGTGCCTGAACAGCTTCCGGACGGTTAGCCAATGCAAAACTAATGCTATTCTCCAAAGTCAAGGAGTTTTGAACATATTTTAAATCATCTTTTATTGATAATTCACTTTCAAGCGGCAGACCAATAACATTATTTAAACTGGAAACTGCCAAATCATAATTGTTTTGAGCTTTAATTAAGCTCTGCTGAGCATCCGCTACTTCAACTTCAGACCGCAGCACATCAGACTTTGCTACTGTTCCGACTGAATACTGAGCCTGGACATTTTTTAGATGTGCTTCAAGATTATCCACTGATTGTTTGCTGACTTGCAGTAAATTGCGCGCTTGCAGTACAGCAAAATAACCATTGGTTGCATCAAGCTTCAATTGCTGCTTGGTCTTTTCTACACCCAGATCAGCAGATTTTGATTTTAACTTCGCCTGATCAATTTTCCCTTCAACCTGACCGCCTGTGTACAAGGGAAGACTCAAAGTGACGTCATTGCTGAAACTATTATCAGTAACACCTGTCTTAGCAATTTTCGCACGTCCACTATTATGTGAAAGTGACACGGATGGCTGTTTGCCACTTTTAGCTTCATTAATGGCCCATGCTGCCGACTCTTGATCTGCTTGCGCTATTTTAATCGAAGGATTGTTCTTTAACGCTAATGCAATACTTTCATCCAGTGACAATTCTACCGGAGCGGCAAAACCTGCAGTTGTGCTTAATACTAAATAACTTCCTGCCAGCATAGCAGTAAGCT is a genomic window containing:
- the tolC_1 gene encoding outer membrane protein TolC, which translates into the protein MNRKNLWKKQLTAMLAGSYLVLSTTAGFAAPVELSLDESIALALKNNPSIKIAQADQESAAWAINEAKSGKQPSVSLSHNSGRAKIAKTGVTDNSFSNDVTLSLPLYTGGQVEGKIDQAKLKSKSADLGVEKTKQQLKLDATNGYFAVLQARNLLQVSKQSVDNLEAHLKNVQAQYSVGTVAKSDVLRSEVEVADAQQSLIKAQNNYDLAVSSLNNVIGLPLESELSIKDDLKYVQNSLTLENSISFALANRPEAVQAQLAVDVANQGLKIARSGSKPDVGFSAGTGWSDSEFPGAENNDWSMGIKASWNVFDSGLTKAQVKQADSGINKATEQAKQTKDSIQLEVRQAFLNMKEAEKRISTSQVAVDKAEEDFKIAQVRYSAGVGTNLDVIDAQLALTQAKTNYIQAMYDFNTSKANLDKAMGVAVN